Part of the Sorghum bicolor cultivar BTx623 chromosome 1, Sorghum_bicolor_NCBIv3, whole genome shotgun sequence genome, GGTCGGGTGACGCCGGGGAGCTCGATCCAGAAGGAGCTGGTGAAGGAGGCCAAGCTCTGCGCCGCCATGGTCGTGGTGCTTGGCGCCAATAAGAAGTACTCCTTCGGGTAAGCACGCTGCTGGCAGCAACCTTTGTATGATCTAACTGTTTGTTTCGTCACCATTCCTTAGCAgctcccctttttttttttcattttggtTGTGGTTGCGCAGAGGGTCGTCCTGCCTGGCCAAGTACTGCGCCAAGAAGTTGCCGCCGACAACCACCGTCGTCGCCATCCAGGACGGCAAGGCCGTCTTCGTCCGGGAGGCGCCCAAGCCACCACTTGGTAATCAAGTGCCCCTTAATTAAGTGTGGTTATTAGTTATGGAGGCTTTGGTTAGCGAGTCGCTAATCGTTTGGTGGCGAGCTGGTGTGCAGGAGCAGAGCCGAAGCCGGTGCTCCGCACGGTGCTGCACCCGAGCGTGGGACTGGAGCCCAAGGTGATCATCCCGAACCCGAACCGGAGCGCGCGGTCCATGGACTTGGACGCCCGGAGCTGCGGCCACGGCGCCGCGGCCGCGCCGGCAACCAAGTCCTTCGACGACGCCACCAAAGGCGACGGCAGCGTGACGCTCGAGCAGAGGCTCGGGTGGCCGCTGCTCCGCCGcgcgcacgccgccgccgccgcagctgccCCTGTACACACGCCCAGCGCCAAGAATCATGAGCCGCGGAAGCAGTCGGTGGTGCACTGGGTGATGAGCCTGCCCCGGCGGTCCGCGCCGTCGGAGTCCGCCGAGCCGCATGCCGGGGCGGGACTCGAGTCGGAGCTCAAGGCAATGCTTGGTGGCAGTGGCGCCCAGTGCCGGTGGTTCCGCTACGAGGAGCTCTACGACTCCACCAACCACTTCGCCGCAGGTTCTTTCACATCTCGCGCCTTTCAGGTTTCAGCTCACACGATTCATCGTCGTCACCAAGACACCAACCCAGTTCTTGGCTTGTCGCAGACAACCTGATTGGGAACGGAGGGAACAGCAGGGTGTACAGGGGCAGCCTCGCCTGCGGGCAGCACGTGGCGATCAAGCTGTCCAAGGCGTCGGCGCAGGCGTCCAAGGACTTCCTCCGGGAGGTGGACATCATCACCAAGCTGCAGCACCACCGGATCGTCCCCTTGATCGGCGTCTGCGTGGAAGGCCGCAACCTCATCTCCGTCTACAGCTACCTCCCCAGGGGCAGCCTCGAGGACAACCTACACGGTACCACCAGCACATGTCCGACAGTTACATCTTCAGTTGTGTTCATGTGAAGTCACCCCGAAACCCAATTCGCCTCAGTACGGTGGATTTGCTTCTAAGGAACCGGGAATTCTGCAGACAACGATTCGTACAagagactagttttttctcaggAAACGGAAACGGGTCGCGTTCAGAACAGTTGAGAGGTGTGGGAGCAGTTGAGTTCTTCACTCTGACGTCTGATTGCTGCTGTGGTCTGCAGGAGAAAGGTCAAAGCCGGCGCTGTCATGGGAGAACCGGTACAAGGCGGCGTTGGGGATCGCGGAGGCCCTGAGCTACCTGCACTCCGGCAGCTCGCGGCCGGTGATCCACCGGGACGTCAAGTCGTCCAACATCCTCCTCGCGGAAGAGTTCGAGCCTCAGGTAGTTACGAACACTGACATGGATCCTAGTCGTAGCGAAGCTTTTCGTTTGGACTTGAACTCTGAACTCCCTGTTGCGGCAGCTATCCGATTTTGGGCTGGCCATCTGGGCGCCGACGAACCCGACCTCCCTGACGCACAGCGACGTCGTTGGCACATTCGGGTACCGTCTCTTCCTCCAAGCCTGTTCCTCGGCGGCGTTGTATTGTACCCGGTGTTCTGTGGTTCGTCCACACAAATTgatgttttctttttattactgtGCGATGCAGGTACCTGGCGCCGGAGTACTTCATGTACGGGAAGGTGACCGACAGGGTGGACGTGTACGCGTTCGGCGTCGTCCTGCTGGAGCTCCTGTCCGGCCGGAAGCCCATCAGCAGCGACGGGTCGTCACCCAAGGGCCAAGAGAGTCTCGTCATGTGGGTAAGAGCGCAATCCTATGCTACCGATCAACCATCTCATGTCTAGTTAAGTGGTAATTCAGCACGCAGAGGACAGAGTAACAAATTGTCTTTGGCGTGACAGGCAACTCCGGTGCTTAGCAGCGGCGACATCTCTGACCTACTGGACCCGAGGCTGGACGTGAAGCacgacgaggtggaggtgaGGCGGATGGCCTCTGCGGCGTCGCTCTGCCTCCGGAGGTCGGCTCGACTCAGGCCGCCGATATCGCAGGTCAGCCAGCCTCCAACCAGCTTTAGCTCGTGCAATTTGCATTTCACTGAccagtcttttttttttgtgccgTGCAGATACTGAGCATACTACGAGGAGAAAGCACGGCGAGCATCGCCGACCAGGACGCAACGGAGCCGGACTGCCTAGACGACGAGGCTTACCCGGCGGCGAACGTGAGGTCACACCTGGACCTCGCGCTTCTTGACGTGGAAGACTCCGAGTCAATCTCTAGCACGGAGCACAGCAGCGGCCTCAGCCCGTTGGAAGAGTACCTGCGAGAACGTTGGAGCCGATCGTCCAGCTTCGACTGATTCAAGCCTGCGATTTTGTGGTCATGTATTTTCCAATTTTTTTACCTTCACCTCTTCACCCACCCCGGTACTACACATGTTTGTTGTATGGTTTGATTACCGGGACCGTGTGTACAGTTTACAATCAAAAATCACCAGAGCCACATTTTCGGCGACAAATGGCTTCCTGACAAGATTTCGACAAGTCAACGGGTACTATCAGTAAATCTTAAGAGACCAGTTGTCAGTTGCTGCAATTAATCCATTCATATATACAAATAAAAGAGATTAAGGATAGAACAAATACTGCGTGTCATACAACAGTAACAGTTAAGCTTTTGCAGTTCAACTGCTTACATAAACGTGCGAAATAATTAACGAACATTACAAGTTTTGCCAGAACTCTATTGGCCTCAAACAAACACGATTGGAACAAAGCTGGAAAACTGCGGCAGGGAACCATTATCTCCCACATCCACACAGCTCTCTCCCAACATCTCATCTAATTCTCATCTACCTCGACAGATGTTTAAAATGGTACGACATATGGCAGCTGGTACATATGAAGGTCCGGCAGAAAAGTGGCCCTGGGTTGCAAAGAAGGCTGCTGCTGCACCATTGGATGGATCGGCCCTACACCACCAGTTGATTTGCATTGAGCCATGCTAGCATCAGAGTTCCTTGTACTGCTCAACAGCCAATCTTGATCACCAAGATCTGAACCTTCATTCTCTAGCGATATCGGATTCCAGGTAACAAACAGATCTCTgaacttcttttctttcttctcagcTTTGCGGATTTTCTTCCGATCTGACCGGGAGAGCTTAGTATCCTGCACTTGAACTGTTTCTGCACTTCTACCAGAGAAGCAAGGCTCTTCTTTTGGCAAAGAGGTGATGAGATCCTGCTGCTTGAGAACAGTCAAGTCCTTGGGTTTTTGCAGAACAGGAGGCTGCGGGGCGTCTGGTAGGCAAACAGCAGATCTCGTTTCTTTCTGTA contains:
- the LOC8078863 gene encoding serine/threonine-protein kinase CDG1; protein product: MAADHGEGVGRCILVGLHMDAVGRDLLRWALHEEARRGDRIVAVHIYRKSDKTNTLKLIRTLDDYLADYEALCNQKQVVLVGRVTPGSSIQKELVKEAKLCAAMVVVLGANKKYSFGGSSCLAKYCAKKLPPTTTVVAIQDGKAVFVREAPKPPLGAEPKPVLRTVLHPSVGLEPKVIIPNPNRSARSMDLDARSCGHGAAAAPATKSFDDATKGDGSVTLEQRLGWPLLRRAHAAAAAAAPVHTPSAKNHEPRKQSVVHWVMSLPRRSAPSESAEPHAGAGLESELKAMLGGSGAQCRWFRYEELYDSTNHFAADNLIGNGGNSRVYRGSLACGQHVAIKLSKASAQASKDFLREVDIITKLQHHRIVPLIGVCVEGRNLISVYSYLPRGSLEDNLHGERSKPALSWENRYKAALGIAEALSYLHSGSSRPVIHRDVKSSNILLAEEFEPQLSDFGLAIWAPTNPTSLTHSDVVGTFGYLAPEYFMYGKVTDRVDVYAFGVVLLELLSGRKPISSDGSSPKGQESLVMWATPVLSSGDISDLLDPRLDVKHDEVEVRRMASAASLCLRRSARLRPPISQILSILRGESTASIADQDATEPDCLDDEAYPAANVRSHLDLALLDVEDSESISSTEHSSGLSPLEEYLRERWSRSSSFD